A window from Toxoplasma gondii ME49 chromosome IX, whole genome shotgun sequence encodes these proteins:
- a CDS encoding CMGC kinase, CK2 family (encoded by transcript TGME49_307640) — translation MAAQQKIGDYEIERVVGSGSFGKAVLVKDKNGHRQIMKLINTTRMTPEEVEEAKNEVQVLTKLVDSPFTVSYKGAFASTYLRVPHLCIVMEYCAGGDLGKLIKDRKRQGKPFSETTLRTWLLQLTLSLHFMHKHKILHRDLKPANVFLDQDNYIRVGDLGLSKILEFTLQQAKTQCGTPAFMAPELCQGKPYQTPADIWALGCIMVEAATFELPFRGITFPELNRNICHAPAPKLPTRYSLDLRTICESMLAKDPKKRPTTEDILNSPAIRAQYHAYKGKYSHA, via the exons ATGGCAGCTCAACAAAAGATTGGAGATTATGAGATCGAGAGGGTTGTCGGCAGCGGTTCCTTTGGGAAGGCTGTCCTCGTCAAGGACAAAAATGGCCACAG GCAGATTATGAAGTTGATCAATACAACCCGAATGACTCCCGAAGAAGTTGAGGAAGCCAAAAATGAGGTTCAG GTTTTGACGAAGCTCGTGGATTCACCATTCACTGTATCGTACAAAGGTGCATTCGCATCCACGTACCTACGCGTTCCTCACCTCTGCATCGTCATGGAATATTGCGCAG GGGGAGACCTCGGGAAGCTCATAAAAGACCGAAAACGGCAGGGGAAACCGTTCAGTGAAACAACCCTCCGGACGTGGCTTTTGCAGCTAACTCTGTCTCTACATTTCATGCACAAGCACAAAATTCTCCATCGTG ATCTCAAGCCCGCAAACGTCTTCCTGGATCAGGACAACTACATTCGAGTCGGTGACCTAGGGCTATCAAAAATTCTCGAGTTCACACTCCAACAAGCGAAGACGCAATGCGGCACTCCCGCCTTCATGGCCCCCGAACTCTGCCAG GGCAAGCCGTACCAGACGCCAGCGGACATTTGGGCTCTTGGTTGCATTATGGTGGAGGCCGCCACATTTGAACTACCGTTCAGGGGAATAACGTTCCCGGAGCTGAATAGAAATATATGCCATGCTCCT GCCCCTAAACTTCCCACACGATACTCACTTGACTTGAGGACAATCTGCGAGTCTATGTTAGCTAAGGACCCGAAGAAACGACCGACGACGGAAGACATTCTGAACTCTCCTGCGATACGA GCCCAATACCACGCATACAAAGGGAAGTATTCCCACGCTTGA
- a CDS encoding adenylate kinase (encoded by transcript TGME49_307603): protein MDVLVAENGAQGKHALVPLVASSVAAPPSVPSNVVTDPQFAAERKAFMEETTEFVEKYHINELFNDLLKELILNYPDNPIEHLIDYLERPPSLRVVIIGPQACVGSQRSELCDKLADTHGLIHVHAGRLIRAYLKKSDSGLLSHCIQKGELVPDSIAIDAVLPIIRKNGRRGCVINGFPRTRVQAVALQESRIVPDKFIILTVPGRDLQVYFQLLPTTEEHETNAARNSLVDETCHNTPQASRMLGYEQAEKQCSTKARAYERHISGVMQQYASAYHTISTSATLDETLQKIRVLGPVGSGKSTQAKLLADWYGVVHVDAQQLVRELALKDEKLRTVLHESEEKGTLLPQEFVLPPILNRLRQADCSSRGWVLEGFPQTCSQAEWLRNMRLTPTQVIALDIDAVSQAITGDA from the exons ATGGACGTTTTGGTCGCGGAAAACGGGGCACAGGGGAAGCACGCCTTGGTGCCCCTAGTTGCGAGTTCGGTAGCTGCACCTCCTTCGGTGCCCTCCAACGTCGTGACAGACCCACAATttgccgcagagagaaaagcttTCATGGAAGAAACAACCGAGTTTGTGGAAAAGTACCACATAAACGAGCTGTTCAACGACTTACTAAAGGAACTCATTTTGAACTATCCAGACAATCCCATTGAACACCTCATCGACTACCTGGAACGGCCTCCCAGCCTCCGCGTTGTCATCATCGGACCCCAGGCATGTGTG GGTAGCCAGAGGTCGGAACTGTGCGACAAGCTGGCTGACACTCACGGTCTCATTCACGTTCATGCAGGACGGTTGATACGAGCTTATCTAAAAAAGAGCGACAGCGGCCTCCTCAGCCACTGTATTCAGAAGGGAGAACTCG TGCCTGACTCGATTGCCATTGACGCGGTCCTGCCGATCATCAGAAAAAATGGACGGCGAGGGTGCGTCATCAACGGCTTTCCCCGAACAAGGGTCCAGGCAGTAGCATTGCAG GAAAGCAGAATAGTTCCCGATAAGTTTATTATCTTGACAGTTCCCGGGAGAGACCTTCAAGTGTACTTCCAGCTCCTTCCAACCACCGAAGAGCATGAAACCAACGCGGCTAGGAACTCCCTTGTGGATGAGACGTGCCACAACACTCCGCAAGCGTCACGCATGCTTGGATACgaacaggcagagaaacaaTGCAGTACTAAGGCCAGAGCTTACGAAAG GCATATATCCGGCGTGATGCAGCAGTACGCGTCTGCATACCACACGATTAGCACGTCTGCGACCCTGGACGAAACCCTCCAAAAGATCAGA GTTTTGGGACCAGTGGGAAGTGGCAAGTCGACACAAGCTAAACTGTTGGCAGATTGGTACGGCGTCGTGCACGTCGACGCGCAGCAGCTCGTCCGAGAACTG GCATTGAAGGACGAGAAATTGAGAACTGTACTGCATGAATccgaagaaaagggaacCCTCT TGCCACAGGAGTTTGTCCTTCCACCAATCCTGAACCGATTGCGGCAAGCGGATTGCTCTAGTCGAGGCTGGGTTCTCGAAGGTTTCCCTCAAACATGCTCACAGGCTGAATGGCTGCGGAACATGAGGCTGACTCCAACGCAAGTGATCGCCTTGGATATCGATGCTGTGAGTCAGGCGATTACCGGTGATGCTTAA
- a CDS encoding hypothetical protein (encoded by transcript TGME49_307620), producing MAAVVAGHRVEDMRIDDHGDGYCRIGEQSEYSFRTSLRGRADGNTDELGNERKQAQCGDEDGDGGGEEAGYPHRNPPVDLCHYLCAMQKSSSTPNMFLLFPTSLNFTGFVLMKEGYTVRNSNVNKVLPLLRSEQQT from the exons ATGGCAGCAGTGGTGGCAGGCCACAGGGTGGAGGACATGAGGATAGATGACCACGGAGACGGATATTGTCGAATAGGAGAACAGTCCGAATACAGTTTCCGCACTAGTCTCAGAGGCAGAGCTGATGGAAATACAGATGAGTTGGGAaatgagagaaaacaggcCCAGTGCGGTGATGAAGACGGCGACGGAGGTGGTGAAGAG GCAGGCTACCCTCACCGGAACCCGCCCGTGGATCTCTGTCACTACCTCTGCGCGATGCAAAAGTCTTCTTCAACTCCCAAcatgttccttctcttcccgaCTTCCCTCAATTTCACCGGGTTCGTCCTGATGAAGGAAGGTTACACTGTCAGGAACAGCAATGTAAACAAGGTGTTGCCGCTGCTACGGTCAGAACAACAGACGTAA
- a CDS encoding elongation factor TS, putative (encoded by transcript TGME49_307610) — translation MGFPVSETPLIPIISLSLTVLQPKFVGSGGAKFLTSGKTVHADISMRPLNICIYSFFLLFLVPPSVAVTSNCPDHASALFGSSSTPLIRQCSLGNGEWRAIRFSRKRGGGGYVVSRPNGTFSPQFEDIDCCSSTCSAAVQPPVELPVFSVSPSLPSPDSPTTGNSTFSPSYVGIKGKKPWSRRRQHEHHFHLSHCLPPSLFRLLAAVEASRGATAYAWGNYWNMISVPKRHSMPVCHPTRMFVSSWISPCVYVHSASASLRFPQPPPYYRFPCPASSRLLSSSPVAHPRPLSPFRSPSLSCVCCSPCSPPPSFVNSSSSAALSVSTKSSASSAASSSSSAPSPPASSSLELLKQLRALTNSSVSTCREALTASSGDLRAAVDWLRQRGSAAGAAAAAAASLSTDQAREGIVAVASWRAKVVAREADSASPTVSLVADDPVRGQEACVNRETLGNGVEPGEGGQAGAREDGCARESAEWEGKVMIKLSCNTDFVARNDQVTFFASRVALILANLVRRNTVENYLSTRTKETSTTEAAVSSVERCAVPLLPEAGPALVEHLLNASWSFEVAGNSGGDFPNTDAVCSENTRTEGAEGRKRERLVRDELHFLTSLVGERILIDDAATVAARIGEGAVGSYLHDKIGDTVGSIGVLVALDTAGKTGERRQEGSERPFQEGPRDGNECKPGNRWMQGRAERLTDMAEKVAMQAAAGKPLAVDAASLDPDLYEREARACRAQAEGSGKPPEVTEKMVAGRLKKWFKEVLLSEQTWLLDDRGKSVKDVLAEFAKQERFSAPVRIKKAIRFFFQR, via the exons ATGGGATTTCCCGTTTCTGAGACACCCCTGATTCCTATCATCTCTTTATCTCTGACGGTCTTGCAACCGAAGTTTGTGGGATCTGGTGGTGCGAAGTTTCTCACTTCCGGCAAAACCGTCCACGCCGATATCTCCATGCGGCCTCTAAATATTTGTATCTACTCattcttccttctgtttcttgtccCTCCATCTGTGGCCGTAACTTCAAATTGTCCCGACCATGCGTCGGCTCTCTTTGGTTCCTCTTCCACTCCTCTTATAAGGCAGTGTTCTTTAGGGAATGGGGAATGGCGTGCAATCCGATTTTCTCGAAAACGTGGAGGCGGAGGCTATGTTGTTTCGAGACCGAACGGgactttctctccacagttTGAGGATATTGATTGTTGCTCATCGACGTGTTCTGCCGCTGTACAGCCTCCAGTCGAACTCCcagttttctctgtgtcacCTTCGCTCCCGTCGCCTGATTCGCCCACTACAGGGAACTCCACATTTTCTCCTTCCTACGTCGGAATCAAAGGAAAAAAACCATGGAGCAGACGACGTCAACATGAGCATCATTTCCACCTTTCCCATTGTTTGCcaccttctctttttcggtTGCTTGCTGCCGTCGAAGCATCACGCGGCGCCACCGCATATGCGTGGGGGAATTATTGGAATATGATCTCTGTACCGAAGAGGCATTCGATGCCCGTATGTCACCCGACTCGGATGTTCGTCTCTTCGTGGATTTCGCCTTGCGTATACGTCCATTCTGCGAGTGCTTCCTTGAGATTCCCGCAGCCGCCTCCTTACTATCGTTTTCCGTGTCCCGCGTCTTCGCGTTTgttgtcttcttcaccgGTGGCGCACCcgcgtcctctgtctccgttccgGTCGCCTTCGTTGTCTTGCGTGTGTTGTTCCCCGTGTTCCCCGCCCCCATCATTTGTCAATTCTTCGTCCTCGGCTGCGTTGTCAGTTTCCACCAAATCCTCTGCTTCATCGGCggcctcgtcctcctcttcggcgccttctccgcctgcgtcctcttcgttgGAGCTACTGAAACAGCTTCGAGCCTTGACGAACAGCAGTGTCtccacatgcagagaagcgctAACTGCGTCTTCTGGAGATCTCCGTGCCGCTGTCGACTGGCTCCGACAGCGAGGCTCTGCAGCAGgggcagcagcagctgctgctgccagCCTGAGTACCGAccaagcgagagaggggaTTGTTGCTGTCGCTTCGTGGAGGGCCAAAGTGGTGGCGCGGGAGGCGGACTCTGCGAGTCCAACTGTGTCTCTCGTGGCAGACGACCCTGTTCGTGGGCAGGAGGCTTGCGTGAACAGGGAGACGTTAGGCAATGGTGTGGAACCAGGGGAAGGGGGCCAGGCTGGAGCACGTGAGGACGGATGTGCGAGGGAATCCGCCGAGTGGGAGGGGAAAGTGATGATCAAGCTGAGCTGCAACACCGACTTCGTTGCTCGAAACGACCAGGTGACGTTTTTTGCGAGTCGCGTTGCCCTCATTCTCGCAAATCTTGTGCGTAGAAATACAGTAGAAAACTATCTGTCAACTCGAACTAAGGAGACATCCACGACTGaagctgctgtctcctccgttgAGCGCTGTGCCGTTCCGCTGTTGCCAGAAGCAGGCCCTGCTCTAGTCGAGCACCTGCTCAATGCCTCCTGGTCTTTTGAGGTTGCTGGCAACTCAGGGGGTGACTTTCCTAACACAGACGCCGTCTGTAGTGAAAACACTAGAACAGAGGGAGCTGAAGGACGTAAGAGGGAACGTCTGGTTCGAGACGAGTTGCATTTTCTGACTTCACTGGTTGGCGAGCGAATTTTAATCGACGATGCTGCAACAGTGGCTGCCAGGATCGGGGAAGGAGCTGTTGGTTCGTACCTACACGACAAGATAGGCGACACTGTCGGGTCTATCGGCGTTCTTGTGGCGCTGGACACAGCGGGAAAGACCGGCGAAAGGCGCCAGGAGGGATCGGAACGACCGTTTCAAGAAGGCCCTCGGGACGGAAATGAGTGCAAGCCGGGCAACAGGTGGATGCAGGGAAGAGCTGAGCGGCTTACTGATATGGCGGAGAAGGTGGCTATGCAGGCTGCGGCAGGGAAACCACTCGCTGTA GACGCAGCTTCTCTTGATCCTGATTTGTACGAACGTGAGGCTCGCGCTTGCCGCGCTCAGGCAGAGGGTAGCGGCAAGCCGCCGGAAGTTACCGAGAAGATGGTGGCAGGCAGGTTGAAAAAGTGGTTCAAAGaagttctcctctctgaaCAG ACTTGGTTACTGGATGACCGAGGCAAGTCTGTGAAGGACGTGCTGGCGGAGTTTGCAAAGCAAGAACGTTTCTCGGCGCCAGTGCGTATCAAGAAGGCTATTCGATTTTTTTTCCAGAGGTAA
- a CDS encoding RCC1 domain containing protein (encoded by transcript TGME49_307600): protein MAFEEAHVSARSGLNNRSAASLVRSDTYEEPELVLNQLATSQQSRCCVGSVFILAKETDGSFREVPGLSGQHLSFISGGYDKVLVALSSPAGTGDCQSHQHSHATQWVSGSGKQCLEELETTGSGPSAHMGRSKGHSGVCTKNEVDLRSSDAGPCRQSPEVPTHPTGQSKWPLDRIRGTEVHYAETHNRRHWICHACSSVPNRINRFYPSQWPRVFCRRDGGSKRRGVLRDSCFEDIFSSGTADSPFASEEITWACPGPSHFLILTSSGRLYSSGYSAFGCVGRGGVSGGNIPLAVPTLQDFCVTQACVGKSFSLALTAQGEVYSWGGGFQGQLGRVPEEVSLVPRFLQRLMQIPIKTLACNESHVLAVTREGGQCFGWGSNDCGQLGLGRRCPAQPIPQLVEIKKQRTACFFKDRQSLPSQTTDMLGNVLSVEQRGKDRMEDGPSRAFSYGEKDSVVVSEVAAGWRHSLALTVDGDVYAWGLNICGQLGLGHRRRTDTPTLVPEYEPQIRCMRSSQTLSSPSCLHRGRPSNLLSCTCRPLSSPSHQNTHSAQAIGSPNPSSFGAVSPCCAPTCCLSPSLCRASDAFACLGSNCKGPHSKHFPGSDCEQTATGGSRPATRNLGITSLREIWRLGDGTERGGKQQLRPRVRQICVGRLFSGFLLDDGRVLVSGRFPSGREEATRENLSRGILCVTEKSKREVEACLTPSEELALSASWID, encoded by the coding sequence ATGGCCTTCGAGGAGGCGCATGTTTCTGCCCGCTCAGGGCTTAATAACCGATCAGCAGCGTCTCTTGTAAGGTCAGACACTTACGAAGAGCCTGAGCTCGTGCTCAACCAACTGGCTACATCTCAGCAGAGCAGATGTTGCGTTGGGAGCGTCTTCATCTTGGCGAAGGAAACGGATGGGAGTTTCAGAGAAGTCCCCGGGTTGAGTGGTCAGCATCTGTCCTTTATCAGTGGTGGCTACGATAAAGTCCTGGTTGCACTTAGCTCTCCAGCGGGAACTGGGGACTGTCAGTCACATCAACATAGTCATGCCACTCAGTGGGTAAGTGGTAGCGGGAAGCAGTGTTTAGAGGAGCTGGAAACGACTGGCTCAGGGCCTTCAGCTCATATGGGTCGATCCAAAGGGCATTCCGGTGTGTGTACGAAGAATGAAGTCGATTTACGAAGCAGTGATGCCGGACCTTGTCGTCAGAGTCCCGAAGTTCCCACTCATCCCACAGGCCAGTCCAAATGGCCACTTGATCGGATACGAGGCACTGAAGTGCACTACGCTGAGACACACAATCGACGCCACTGGATTTGTCACGCGTGTTCGTCGGTGCCAAATAGAATCAATCGATTCTATCCATCTCAGTGGCCACGGGTCTTTTGCCGACGGGACGGTGGGTCGAAGCGCCGAGGTGTCCTACGGGACAGCTGCTTCGAAGATATCTTCTCCAGTGGCACCGCAGACTCTCCTTTTGCCTCGGAAGAAATCACGTGGGCCTGTCCAGGACCTAGTCATTTCCTCATCCTCACCTCATCTGGACGGCTTTACTCGAGTGGATACAGTGCCTTCGGCTGCGTgggacgaggaggcgtgTCCGGTGGCAACATCCCCCTTGCTGTGCCTACTCTTCAGGACTTCTGTGTAACTCAAGCCTGTGTCGGGAaatctttctctcttgctctcacGGCACAGGGAGAAGTATATTCCTGGGGAGGGGGATTCCAAGGACAACTAGGCCGTGTTCCAGAGGAGGTTTCCCTCGTTCCTCGGTTTCTTCAGAGACTGATGCAGATTCCTATAAAAACCCTTGCGTGTAACGAAAGTCATGTGCTCGCTGTCACAAGGGAGGGTGGCCAGTGCTTTGGTTGGGGAAGTAATGACTGTGGACAGCTGGGACTAGGGCGTCGCTGTCCTGCACAACCTATTCCTCAACTTGTAGAGATTAAGAAACAAAGGACAGCCTGTTTCTTTAAGGACCGACAGTCTCTGCCGAGTCAGACAACCGATATGCTTGGCAATGTACTTTCCGTTGAACAGCGAGGAAAGGACCGAATGGAGGATGGTCCCTCGCGCGCTTTTTCCTACGGAGAAAAGGACTCTGTCGTCGTTTCGGAAGTGGCTGCAGGCTGGAGGCACTCTCTTGCGCTTACCGTAGATGGTGATGTCTACGCGTGGGGCTTAAACATATGTGGCCAGTTAGGCCTCGGACATCGCAGGCGTACAGATACTCCGACACTCGTGCCGGAGTACGAGCCACAGATCAGGTGTATGCGGTCTTCGCAGACTCTTTCCAGTCCTTCATGTTTGCATAGAGGGAGACCTTCCAATTTACTGTCATGTACTTGCAGACCCCTTTCCAGTCCGTCTCACCAAAACACGCACAGTGCACAGGCGATCGGTTCACCGAACCCAAGCTCCTTCGGAGCTGTGAGCCCGTGCTGCGCACCAACTTGTtgcttgtctccttcacTATGCCGTGCATCAGATGCATTTGCATGTCTGGGCTCAAACTGTAAGGGGCCACATTCCAAACATTTCCCCGGGTCCGACTGCGAACAAACAGCAACCGGCGGGTCCAGACCAGCAACAAGAAATCTAGGTATTACTTCCCTGAGAGAAATATGGCGTTTGGGGGacggaacggagagaggagggaagcaACAACTGAGACCCAGAGTACGACAAATATGTGTCGGCCGGCTGTTTTCTGGATTCCTTCTAGACGATGGCCGTGTTCTTGTCAGCGGGAGATTTCCGAGCGGACGGGAAGAGGCCACGAGAGAAAACCTTTCACGCGGAATATTATGCGTAACAGAAAAGTCCAAGAGAGAGGTTGAGGCATGCTTGACACCAAGTGAGGAATTAGCATTGTCCGCCTCTTGGATCGACTGA
- a CDS encoding hypothetical protein (encoded by transcript TGME49_307605~Signal peptide predicted by SignalP 2.0 HMM (probability 0.873) with cleavage site probability 0.679 at residue 26~Predicted trans-membrane domain (TMHMM2.0):4-27:41-64:136-159), whose translation MQVTTFLQTVIFLPVGSFLLLTSLLGVRILNSLTSRICRQTISLGYINLRLVSLILLISVSFFAREQAVLTRIYTSPAYAQYCGTAEPGNPFPPDSRKDPVTAAASAAAAQAAAAALSGGEAGLQCMAYKLRHERNWWLSLLSLTVWLLLWRVTAMVAHYDTQLLTLEDERVHELSVLESTKGGGLNKGGVSSDRGAQGENKS comes from the coding sequence ATGCAAGTCACCACATTTCTCCAGACTGTCATATTCCTCCCTGTGGgaagttttcttcttctcacatCTCTTCTCGGCGTTAGGATTCTCAATTCGCTAACGAGCCGCATATGCCGGCAGACGATATCGTTAGGCTACATAAATCTCCGGCTTGTATCTCTCATTCTTCTGATTAGTgtgtccttcttcgctcgagAGCAGGCGGTTCTAACGCGTATATATACGTCACCGGCCTATGCACAGTACTGCGGAACAGCCGAACCAGGCAATCCATTCCCCCCTGATTCAAGGAAAGATCCAGTTACTGCCGCGGCGTCAGCGGCTGCTGCCCAAGCAGCGGCTGCTGCTCTTTCCGGCGGAGAAGCAGGTCTGCAGTGTATGGCGTACAAACTCCGCCATGAGAGGAATTGGTGGTTATCTCTTCTAAGTCTAACTGTTTGGCTTCTTCTGTGGAGAGTGACTGCTATGGTAGCACATTATGATACACAGCTGTTGACGCTCGAAGATGAGAGAGTGCATGAGCTGTCAGTCCTGGAAAGCACGAAAGGCGGGGGGCTGAATAAGGGCGGCGTGTCATCAGATCGGGGCGCTCAGGGCGAGAACAAATCGTAG
- a CDS encoding hypothetical protein (encoded by transcript TGME49_307630) produces the protein MSRITSLIAEELPLHHLIPDELTPVLTAELQNVTCSPTVAKLTCALAHFLVFLLFRQSRTQRSGCQELRLRVQGEDAPVDGTAPAHPQTATLCGTFPKSGNTGVSGTGRRDHYAPEEVTQNSQTGTEVGGSFECQKHQTLSGARRSLSSSSLAQTQVTQP, from the coding sequence ATGTCTCGAATTACGAGCCTCATCGCTGAAGAGCTTCCCCTCCACCACCTCATCCCAGATGAACTGACCCCTGTCCTGACTGCCGAGCTGCAGAACGTCACCTGCTCTCCGACTGTCGCCAAGCTAACATGTGCGCTCGCTCATTTCTTggtctttctcttgttccgGCAGTCCCGTACTCAGCGATCAGGCTGTCAAGAGCTACGCTTACGCGTACAAGGTGAAGATGCCCCTGTTGACGGCACGGCACCTGCTCATCCACAGACTGCCACTCTGTGTGGTACTTTCCCAAAGAGCGGAAACACTGGCGTATCAGGGACGGGAAGGCGTGATCACTACGCACCTGAAGAAGTGACCCAAAACAGCCAGACAGGAACGGAAGTCGGTGGGTCTTTCGAGTGTCAAAAACATCAAACACTATCTGGCGCAAGACGGTCACTCTCCTCGTCAAGCCTGGCCCAGACTCAAGTGACGCAGCCGTGA
- a CDS encoding hypothetical protein (encoded by transcript TGME49_307590), translating into MIASSNETLMAFAACQILELRPRLLPVPGSTPLPPVLRLRLSALPPVSRLDTYKAAIVPALRARPAEMENEQGNSPKRSPAMDERGGSGCWSLGEPDVPERTSDSDCFTRERATKGRPQTAKADEYPGGLLLTIFLDYLPLGVPEDDIVARFTCIRRPVAMATGIYFSPSSSHRDSVSNLSSGALPCFPSSAMWRANSSGSYRSIRRRAWGLADAVKAQPGMARLDTSALELSSARYTVNLRGPQPAPVPEAPSCQRSIDDSFGSLHEMMLGRVRQACSYFDGGSGGLRSYMLDELEMEPDFSYSVFVPAKIVTVKRDNAEEERGVGEQHGSKTKGKQTFAIQCVSPRLEPMVLNDFDTFIDVGLNGVHFTERPKSLRVVDIHILGISPDVGSSDRRTRVQIEANECFESENTVVLLRYPDATEDVLPAHVDTKSHRISFWMPPKKPSQRLPTGPGKDPAGVIDEVSKFSTEPVVSDEASGGHNSPIAHEADGGFVPSNQVDHKGQISVFLSFNGQVFSRQPAVFTYYSPDLCTQHVIAYTISENGDLFDVDLDNVMSPQTHIVVSVQSAIASNSAQVRLTILRSGNPAARDFLSCLHDEMSPVAAVSSSTDTDNYTPSTMSSAHEVASPPEQAVERVLYLPAVIDVDPQPLTLLPDPNRVKRKPAGSRATDSQRGKAGSATANSAGARAKTKAVPGGGAGIPGMANFTGGGQEGKTPAVGLGGPREQTGSAAGRNATSSGGPTLRARRREKAENSGLEAADEKPRDPTLTFVTPELTFPALTLEEEQVETSEDFVFAVCSVSLDGQRFIPVNEARILRLQCIRLRPSQEDAVPAGGGGGDGRTSSPDHVKPRKKGLPPE; encoded by the exons ATGATCGCGAGTAGCAACGAGACGCTGATGGCCTTTGCGGCATGCCAGATCCTGGAGCTTCGCCCTCGACTACTACCAGTCCCGGGATCAACCCCGCTCCCTCcagttcttcgcctccgcctctctgctctgcccCCTGTGTCTCGCCTAGACACTTACAAGGCGGCTATCGTTCCTGCTCTTCGTGCACGTCCTGCGGAGATGGAGAACGAACAAGGCAATTCACCCAAGCGCAGCCCCGCAATGGACGAAAGAGGCGGAAGCGGCTGCTGGAGTCTTGGCGAGCCCGACGTTCCAGAACGAACCTCAGACTCTGATTGCTTTACGAGGGAAAGAGCAACGAAGGGGAGACCACAGACAGCTAAAGCTGACGAGTATCCTG GTGGCCTCCTGCTCACAATTTTTCTCGATTACCTCCCTCTCGGTGTTCCAGAGGATGATATCGTGGCTAGGTTTACATGCATTCGACGACCGGTCGCCATGGCGACCGGCATCTATTTCTCCCCTTCGTCCTCACATCGAGATTCCGTCTCCAATTTGTCTTCCGGTGCCCtcccttgttttccttcctcggcCATGTGGAGAGCCAATAGTTCTGGCAGTTATCGCTCGATACGGCGGCGGGCCTGGGGCTTAGCTGACGCCGTAAAGGCGCAGCCAGGCATGGCAAGGCTGGACACCTCTGCACTAGAGTTAAGCAGTGCCCGTTACACTGTCAACTTAAGAGGCCCACAGCCAGCCCCCGTCCCTGAGGCTCCTTCGTGCCAAAGGTCAATCGACGACAGCTTCGGATCGTTGCACGAAATGATGCTTGGACGAGTGAGACAAGCGTGCTCTTACTTCGACGGAGGAAGTGGGGGCTTACGCTCGTATATGCTTGATGAACTGGAAATGGAACCAGATTTCTCTTACTCGGTTTTCGTCCCAGCTAAGATCGTGACTGTGAAAAGGGAcaatgcagaagaagaacgaggtgTAGGGGAGCAACACGGGTCGAAAACAAAAGGCAAACAAACTTTCGCCATTCaatgcgtttctcctcgcctggAGCCAATGGTCCTGAATGATTTTGATACATTTATCGACGTGGGGCTAAACG gtGTGCACTTTACTGAGAGGCCTAAGAGCCTCCGCGTCGTCGATATTCACATTCTAGGCATTTCTCCTGACGTAGGGTCGAGTGACAGGCGGACCAGGGTGCAGATAGAAGCGAACGAGTGCTTTGAGTCGGAGAATAcagtcgttcttctccgatACCCAGATGCTACCGAGGATGTCTTGCCGGCTCACGTTGACACAAAATCTCACCGCATTAGCTTCTGGATGCCTCCTAAAAAGCCCTCG CAACGTCTCCCCACTGGACCGGGAAAGGATCCTGCAGGCGTTATCGACGAAGTATCGAAGTTTTCTACTGAACCAGTTGTTTCTGACGAAGCAAGCGGAGGTCACAACAGCCCGATCGCCCATGAAGCTGATGGCGGGTTCGTGCCCTCAAATCAGGTCGATCATAAGGGCCAGAtatctgtttttctctccttcaatGGTCAGGTTTTCAGCCGGCAACCGGCCGTTTTCACGTATTATAGTCCAGATCTGTGCACACAGCATGTCATTGCATACACCATCTCGGAAAACGGAGATCTGTTCGATGTAGATCTGGACAATGTCATGTCTCCCCAGACTCATATCGTTGTCTCTGTCCAGTCAGCGATCGCAAGCAACAGCGCTCAAGTTCGGCTTACTATTCTTCGGTCTGGCAATCCGGCTGCACGAGACTTTCTTTCGTGCCTTCATGACGAGATGTCTCCTGTTGCTGCAGTTTCCTCATCCACCGATACAGACAACTACACTCCGTCCACCATGAGCTCTGCGCATGAAGTTGCTTCACCTCCAGAACAAGCAGTCGAACGTGTTCTTTATCTGCCAGCCGTAATAGATGTAGACCCGCAGCCGCTCACGCTGCTGCCCGATCCAAACCGAGTAAAGAGGAAACCTGCAGGGTCCCGTGCGACCGATAGTCAGAGGGGGAAAGCTGGGTCTGCGACAGCAAACAGCGCAGGGGCTCGCGCAAAAACAAAAGCTGTGCCGGGAGGTGGGGCAGGTATTCCTGGAATGGCAAACTTTACAGGGGGAGGCCAAGAGGGGAAAACCCCTGCAGTTGGACTCGGTGGACCTCGAGAGCAAACTGGAAGCGCAGCAGGAAGAAATGCGACCTCTAGCGGCGGCCCTACATTGcgggcaagaagaagagaaaaagcagaaaactcTGGTTTGGAAGCCGCAGATGAAAAACCACGGGATCCAACACTCACA TTTGTTACTCCAGAGCTCACTTTCCCCGCATTGACCCTGG